The following proteins are encoded in a genomic region of Gimesia algae:
- the lpxC gene encoding UDP-3-O-acyl-N-acetylglucosamine deacetylase: MRTRNQRTLARSLQCSGVGIFTNSDVKIRFCPAPENHGIQFVRTDLAGSKPIPAVIENAVFKQRRTAIEFKGASVEMIEHVMAALAGLQIDNCRIEINAPEAPCFDGSAQELSEELLEAGIVEQPFQRKQIRIEQSVTVEDEAGSFIQAKPLNRSVMAIGYYLNYGDDSPVAPQCLTLEINPETWMKQLAFSRTFVLEQEVEAMQTLGFGQKLSAQDLLVLGAQGPIDNELRTLDECVRHKILDCLGDFALIGCDLQGYFCAHQSGHALNRELIKQIKATHMSAQSDSTWKVA; the protein is encoded by the coding sequence ATGCGAACTCGTAATCAGAGAACGCTGGCCAGATCATTGCAGTGTTCCGGAGTGGGGATTTTTACCAACAGCGATGTAAAAATCCGTTTTTGTCCGGCACCTGAGAATCATGGGATCCAGTTTGTACGAACCGATCTGGCTGGTTCGAAGCCGATCCCTGCAGTAATTGAAAATGCTGTTTTTAAGCAGAGACGAACTGCCATCGAATTTAAGGGCGCCTCGGTCGAAATGATTGAGCACGTGATGGCGGCATTGGCCGGGTTGCAGATTGATAACTGCCGCATCGAGATCAATGCCCCGGAAGCACCCTGCTTTGATGGTTCGGCACAGGAGCTTTCAGAGGAGCTGCTGGAAGCCGGGATTGTCGAACAGCCTTTTCAAAGGAAACAGATCCGGATTGAACAGTCGGTGACAGTCGAAGATGAAGCGGGCAGCTTTATTCAGGCCAAACCATTAAACCGTTCTGTCATGGCTATTGGATATTATCTGAATTACGGCGACGATTCTCCCGTGGCTCCGCAGTGCCTGACACTCGAAATCAATCCAGAAACCTGGATGAAGCAGCTGGCCTTTTCTCGAACGTTTGTGCTGGAGCAGGAAGTGGAAGCCATGCAGACGTTAGGATTCGGACAGAAACTGTCTGCTCAAGATCTGCTGGTGCTGGGAGCACAAGGTCCGATCGACAATGAATTACGAACATTAGACGAATGCGTGCGTCATAAAATTCTGGACTGCCTGGGTGACTTTGCTTTGATTGGTTGTGATCTGCAGGGTTATTTCTGTGCTCATCAGTCCGGACACGCTTTAAACCGTGAGTTAATCAAACAAATCAAAGCAACCCACATGTCTGCTCAGTCTGACAGTACCTGGAAAGTTGCCTGA
- a CDS encoding Gfo/Idh/MocA family protein — MSSLNVAVVGVGALGRHHARILAGLEGVNLCAVADTNPVQGQAIAEQFGSRWVADYRELFETVDAVSLAVPTHAHLAIASEFLSRQIPVLVEKPIACNLVEAEELVRISEAHRTLLQVGHVERFNPATRAAFDRCPNPRFIRSERVSPYSFRSTDIGVIHDLLIHDIDLVLSVVKSTVKSVEAFGISVMGEHEDAVQARLRFQNGCIADLTASRISPSAKRAMQLWGASGCVSVDFTSREVTAYRPSETLLYGTPPLERARKAGANLEALKQDVFGTFLKVETPEVSAADALTAELASFVDAIRTGVAPLVGGTQALQAMQVADQVLSAVNEHEWDGTQQGAVGPFIQFPPEERRLAG, encoded by the coding sequence ATGAGTTCATTGAATGTAGCGGTCGTCGGAGTCGGGGCACTGGGTCGCCATCACGCTCGAATCCTGGCAGGTCTGGAAGGCGTCAATCTGTGTGCGGTTGCTGATACCAATCCCGTTCAGGGGCAAGCCATTGCAGAGCAGTTTGGCAGTCGCTGGGTTGCCGATTATCGGGAACTGTTTGAGACAGTGGATGCCGTCTCGCTGGCAGTACCCACACACGCGCATCTGGCGATTGCCAGTGAATTCCTGTCGCGGCAGATTCCGGTTCTGGTAGAAAAACCGATCGCCTGCAATCTGGTAGAAGCAGAAGAACTGGTGCGAATCTCCGAAGCCCATCGTACCTTGCTGCAGGTAGGGCATGTCGAACGCTTTAATCCTGCGACACGGGCTGCCTTTGATCGTTGTCCGAATCCGCGATTCATTCGCAGCGAACGGGTCAGCCCCTATTCATTCCGCTCAACAGATATTGGCGTGATTCACGATCTGCTGATTCATGATATCGACCTGGTACTCTCAGTTGTGAAATCGACTGTCAAAAGTGTCGAAGCGTTTGGGATTTCCGTGATGGGCGAACATGAAGACGCCGTGCAGGCACGTTTGCGATTTCAGAATGGTTGTATTGCTGATCTGACCGCGAGCCGGATTTCACCTTCAGCGAAACGGGCCATGCAGCTCTGGGGCGCTTCCGGGTGTGTCAGCGTTGATTTTACCAGTCGCGAAGTCACCGCCTATCGTCCTTCTGAAACGCTTCTGTATGGAACACCTCCACTCGAGCGTGCCCGGAAAGCAGGAGCCAATCTGGAAGCATTGAAGCAGGATGTGTTTGGGACGTTTCTGAAAGTGGAGACCCCGGAAGTTTCTGCAGCGGATGCTTTAACTGCAGAACTGGCCAGTTTCGTAGATGCGATTCGGACAGGAGTGGCACCGCTGGTAGGTGGTACACAGGCGCTGCAGGCAATGCAGGTTGCCGATCAGGTGCTGTCAGCAGTGAATGAGCACGAGTGGGATGGAACTCAGCAGGGAGCTGTGGGACCTTTCATTCAGTTTCCTCCAGAAGAACGCCGACTGGCCGGTTAA
- the lpxA gene encoding acyl-ACP--UDP-N-acetylglucosamine O-acyltransferase: protein MPTKISNLSYVDPLAEIGEDVSIGPFCHIGPHVTIGNGTVLDSHVSITGHTTIGERNRFFPTSVIGSEPQDGGYTGAPTKVFIGDDNLFREGCTIHRGAEKEDYCTRIGNRNTFLCNAHVAHNCRIFDDVTLVNGVLLGGHVHVHDRAIVSGNTVVHQFCTIGTLAFISGSARTTVDVPPFMICTGSDDFRVRTVNMVGMQRAGISESSVNAIRRAHRLFYRKNKKLEEVREIFSQELEGVIPMALQTLFDHFQGIQGSKAGRGREAAARSAKFNPEENNQETTRRAA from the coding sequence ATGCCGACAAAAATTTCAAATCTATCCTATGTCGATCCCCTGGCTGAAATCGGGGAAGATGTTTCTATCGGGCCTTTCTGTCATATCGGACCTCATGTCACTATCGGAAACGGAACGGTTCTGGACAGTCATGTTTCCATAACGGGTCATACTACTATCGGAGAACGGAATCGTTTTTTTCCTACTTCCGTGATTGGTAGTGAACCCCAGGATGGTGGCTACACTGGGGCACCCACAAAAGTTTTCATCGGCGATGACAATCTGTTTCGTGAAGGTTGCACGATTCATCGGGGAGCCGAAAAAGAAGATTACTGTACCCGCATTGGAAATCGGAACACCTTTCTCTGCAACGCGCATGTGGCACATAACTGTCGGATTTTTGATGATGTGACTCTGGTCAACGGTGTTCTGCTGGGCGGCCATGTTCATGTCCATGACCGGGCGATCGTTTCCGGTAATACTGTCGTGCATCAGTTCTGTACCATCGGGACTCTGGCTTTTATCAGTGGATCAGCCCGTACTACCGTTGATGTACCTCCTTTTATGATCTGCACCGGATCCGATGATTTTCGCGTGAGAACTGTGAATATGGTTGGTATGCAACGTGCAGGAATTTCAGAGAGTTCTGTTAACGCCATTCGTCGGGCACACCGACTGTTTTACCGCAAGAATAAAAAACTGGAAGAAGTCCGCGAGATTTTCAGTCAGGAACTGGAAGGCGTGATTCCCATGGCTTTACAAACCCTGTTTGATCACTTTCAGGGAATTCAGGGCAGTAAAGCAGGACGGGGGCGTGAAGCAGCCGCTCGGAGTGCAAAATTCAACCCGGAAGAAAACAATCAGGAAACAACACGGAGAGCAGCATGA
- the bcp gene encoding thioredoxin-dependent thiol peroxidase, with protein MATESKVPEAGKRAPAFNLPAYPEGKVRLSQFKGEKNVLLYFYPKDNTPGCTTESCDFRDRVAKFKRNDTVILGISPDSVTSHEKFATKFELPFTLLSDENHEIAEKYGVWVEKMNYGKKYMGIQRSTFLIDKDGKIAAAWPKVKVDGHAEEVTAALKELK; from the coding sequence ATGGCTACCGAAAGCAAAGTACCAGAAGCTGGTAAGCGTGCTCCTGCTTTTAATCTTCCCGCATACCCGGAAGGGAAAGTGCGTCTGAGTCAGTTCAAGGGAGAAAAAAATGTTCTCCTCTACTTTTACCCCAAAGATAACACACCTGGCTGCACTACGGAATCCTGTGATTTCCGGGATCGTGTTGCCAAATTCAAACGCAACGACACCGTCATCTTAGGCATCAGTCCTGACTCGGTCACTTCACATGAAAAGTTCGCAACCAAATTCGAACTCCCTTTTACCCTGCTCTCCGATGAAAACCATGAGATCGCGGAAAAGTACGGCGTCTGGGTGGAAAAAATGAATTATGGCAAAAAGTACATGGGCATTCAGCGATCCACCTTCCTGATCGACAAGGATGGCAAGATCGCAGCTGCCTGGCCTAAAGTGAAAGTCGACGGACACGCAGAAGAAGTCACCGCCGCACTCAAAGAACTGAAATAA